Part of the Vespula pensylvanica isolate Volc-1 chromosome 23, ASM1446617v1, whole genome shotgun sequence genome is shown below.
ACCAGACCTAACTGttaaaaattagattaaaacTAACTTAGAGCAATTTCCTTTAGTTTAGGAAAGATATGTcaatgatgaaaaatattctttaccaCAACATCATTGCAGATTTCAAATCTTGAATCTTTCCTCACCAAAGCTTCGAATCTCTTTGCAAGTTGGCAATGATTGCGAATATATGATTGTAATCCTGATATTCCATAATTTCTCATAACAAAccataattttaatgaacgaAATCGTCTACTTAATGGTATACTCCAATGtctaaaaatgaattattatgaaaataataattagatctAAAAGAATATTGCAAAATCAAATCTACTAGGTAACCTGTAATCTATTGCAGTATCAGCATGTGTATGCTGAAGATAAAGTGGATCAACAACTAAAGCACTTGTTAATTTGAATCTGTCTTTTACCCAAAGACAAGAACAATCAAAGTTTgttaataagaatttatttgtgTTTGTGTTAAATGAATCTGCATATTCAATGCCAgccattaaatattttaattctggACAGATAAAAGCATTCCCTGCATATGCTGCATCTACATGTAACCAAatctataaacaaatatttattaattagataattgtataaaacaattatttaagtAAAACAATATGAggcaattattttaattattaatatcttcaaACATGgatttattaatgtaaatgaatataaaaatgtataatgaataaattactTACTCCAGGATATTTTTTGCAGATCGGTCCAATTTCCTTTAAATTATCAAAGGAACAACAAGCAGTAGTGCCAAGGGttgtagaaacaaaaaagggtACAAAACCTTCTGCTGTGTCAGCTTCAATAGcctgaaatatttttagtgaatattattataaggaACAAACGtgagtataatttttttatataaataataaattatacttgatatcattattataaaatacctGTCTTAATGTTTCGCCACGAAGTACACTTTTTTCATCAGGTTCTAGGATTCTTAATTTAACAAAGGAAATCATAGCATCTTTTTCAACAGAACTATGACTTTCTCGACTACAGTAAGCCATTAATTTTCCTAATAGTGCAGTTTCATCCAAATGTGTATGAGCTGATGATTCCTTTAATCTAGCAATAGCTTGAGCTCTTGCAGCTAACATGCATACCAAAATACATTCCGATGCAGAACCCTtaagattttatattcatttttttaaatatttttatatattaatgcaGTATAGATGTTTTTATAACATAGTTTACATGTAAACATAGCTTTACCTGTATGACACCTCCACCTTTGCTATTCTCATTAAAGCATAGAAAATCTTTTGGCAAACCAATGGCCTTACcttaaatttgaatataagattattatatatgaaatttattgtatGATGATATCAACTAATACTTACCAAACCAATCACAAACTATTGTTTCTAATTCTGTGCAAGCTGGACTGGCAGCCTAAAACAAAtcgggatatatatatatatgtatataattattgtaatatttttattacataaaaattattattactgtctTGAACAGTTTTTaggaatttataataatttttaagaataatattattatgactAATCATTATTActtcaaaaattttcattaaataataaatacaatta
Proteins encoded:
- the LOC122636668 gene encoding aromatic-L-amino-acid decarboxylase-like isoform X2, whose protein sequence is MVEYICEFMSNIHNRRVTPDVGPGYLRPLLPSEAPQQPEAWEDIMKDVESKIMPGAASPACTELETIVCDWFGKAIGLPKDFLCFNENSKGGGVIQGSASECILVCMLAARAQAIARLKESSAHTHLDETALLGKLMAYCSRESHSSVEKDAMISFVKLRILEPDEKSVLRGETLRQAIEADTAEGFVPFFVSTTLGTTACCSFDNLKEIGPICKKYPGIWLHVDAAYAGNAFICPELKYLMAGIEYADSFNTNTNKFLLTNFDCSCLWVKDRFKLTSALVVDPLYLQHTHADTAIDYRHWSIPLSRRFRSLKLWFVMRNYGISGLQSYIRNHCQLAKRFEALVRKDSRFEICNDVVLGLVCFRAKGSDKLNQKLLSTINDSGKIHMVPARVNQRYTIRFALAAPNASAHDVDIAWSIITDYLAELLESKDVMDELADIREKKRKATLEQRRSFFVRMVSDPAIQPGFTKTPNRTGPKLDTQATIGGIGTNSNTGTHSWISWPLAYLMNSRDGTDTNELSLRFRHLDTMVRLKTSGAGSRRGSSNGCSPEPSPTASPSRGRSPNGRT